The stretch of DNA CATATCCATCAATATCCAGAACTTGGTGCAGAAGTTCACCAAACGGTAAAACTGGTAGCCCAAGAACTCCAAGCATTAGGTCTCGAAGTACATGCTAACATTGGCAAAAATGGCTTGTATGCAGATCTAAATGTTCCTAATGCCAACAAACGAATCGCTTTACGTGCCGATATGGATGCCTTGCCCATTCAAGAATTAGGAAATAAAGAATTTCAGTCTACCATAGATGGTGTTTCGCATATGTGTGGACACGATGCTCATACGGCTATGTTGTTGGGCGCAGCCAAATGGATCGTAAAAAACAAAGCACAACTCAAGCACAACATTCGGTTTATCTTTCAGCCCGATGAAGAAAATGTACCTGGTGGAGCGATTCCTATGATAGAAGATGGAGTGCTGAATGGTGTAGACGAAATATATGGGCAGCATGTTTGGCCGACCATCGAAACTGGAAAAATTGGCATTTGCGAAGGTCCCGCAATGGGGCAACCTGATATTTTGGAAATTCAAATCAAAGGCAAAGGAGGGCATGCTGCCTACCCACACATAACCATTGACCCCATTATAATTGCAGCTCAATACATCAATGCTGTCCAAACTATTGTTTCTAGAAATACCCCTGCACTAGAAGCCGCCGTTATCTCTTTTACGATCATAGAGGCAGGAACTGCTCATAATATCATTCCCGAAACCGTCAAACTAACTGCTTCTATCCGCACCTTATCAATGGCTACTAAAACTAAAGTAAA from Aureispira anguillae encodes:
- a CDS encoding M20 metallopeptidase family protein, whose amino-acid sequence is MLIPTNIIQETIQIRRHIHQYPELGAEVHQTVKLVAQELQALGLEVHANIGKNGLYADLNVPNANKRIALRADMDALPIQELGNKEFQSTIDGVSHMCGHDAHTAMLLGAAKWIVKNKAQLKHNIRFIFQPDEENVPGGAIPMIEDGVLNGVDEIYGQHVWPTIETGKIGICEGPAMGQPDILEIQIKGKGGHAAYPHITIDPIIIAAQYINAVQTIVSRNTPALEAAVISFTIIEAGTAHNIIPETVKLTASIRTLSMATKTKVKQRLYKLLEHTCQAHGAAFTFNYINGHTITYNDPIVAQKIAQLLPKDNTLFPYPPSMAGEDFGYYSQQIPACFIFLGCRNEEKGITAMLHNPYFDIDENCLEIGLQLWYTIAMQ